In Zea mays cultivar B73 chromosome 7, Zm-B73-REFERENCE-NAM-5.0, whole genome shotgun sequence, the following proteins share a genomic window:
- the LOC100191467 gene encoding uncharacterized LOC100191467 has product MVGGCASGDGAAEGTLARWRRAAAKRIGLSCASFFSYAASPSPPPSKIISHSALNAPDGEQQKMEEPTSTRVADKNLCAICLELLSTSISSDVDSGEAAAIYTAQCSHSFHFLCIASNIRHGNVSCPICRAQWSELPRDLKVPPLLHNQSDPILRILDDNIASSRVNRRSSIRAARYNDDDPVEPFTLAEHVDPCLRFVLIPAPVSAHHHVLGHYPCGRMLPLQQPCQYSGSSMLSPPQIASPSGQRRAYLSVSLAPQPAMDLVLVASPNGPHLRLLKQAMALVVFSMRAIDRLAIVTNATTATRAFPLRRMTSHAKRMALQVIEHLCCVGGTDPVGALHKGLKILEDRAHRNPSNCILHLSDHPVRNCVGGVDMNHSSIPVHQFHVGLGFGVRSGFIMHEFEELLARLLGGVIGDTQLRIGEHGGMVRLGELRGGEERRIPLDLAADCGFILVGYSYLEGGREEQLRTGEIAVGFEEKGDNGYCGMREMGLSIGGERRSCCAERRDYHDPFMARRWAKHFNVYRA; this is encoded by the exons ATGGTGGGGGGCTGTGCCAGCGGCGACGGCGCCGCCGAAGGGACGCTCGCGAGGTGGCGGAGGGCGGCGGCCAAGCGGATCGGCCTCTCATGCGCCTCCTTCTTCTCCTACGCCGCCTCTCCCTCCCCGCCTCCTTCCAAGATC ATCTCCCACTCCGCACTGAATGCGCCTGATGGAGAGCAGCAAAAGATGGAGGAACCCACCAGCACCAGAGTGGCTGACAAG AATCTATGTGCAATATGTTTGGAACTCCTCAGCACGAGCATCAGCAGCGATGTTGACAGTGGTGAGGCGGCAGCAATCTACACAGCGCAGTGCTCCCACTCATTCCACTTCCTATGCATCGCCTCCAACATCCGGCATGGCAACGTCAGCTGCCCTATCTGCCGTGCACAATGGTCTGAGCTACCACGTGACCTGAAGGTTCCACCATTGCTGCACAACCAGTCAGACCCAATCCTTCGCATCCTGGACGACAACATTGCGTCATCCCGTGTGAACCGAAGGTCCTCCATCCGTGCTGCTCGCTACAACGATGATGACCCGGTAGAGCCTTTCACCTTGGCTGAGCATGTGGATCCATGTCTCCGCTTTGTCCTCATCCCGGCACCGGTGTCAGCTCACCATCACGTCCTCGGGCATTACCCCTGTGGACGCATGTTGCCACTGCAACAGCCATGCCAGTACAGCGGCTCCTCCATGCTTTCACCACCGCAGATTGCTTCGCCAAGTGGTCAAAGGCGAGCCTACCTCTCTGTCAGTCTTGCTCCACAGCCAGCCATGGACCTGGTCCTGGTTGCCAGCCCTAACGGACCACATCTGAGGCTCTTGAAGCAGGCAATGGCGCTTGTTGTCTTCTCCATGAGGGCAATTGACCGGTTAGCCATCGTCACGAATGCCACCACTGCAACCCGTGCTTTCCCCTTGCGCCGGATGACGTCCCATGCAAAAAGAATGGCGCTGCAGGTTATCGAACACCTTTGCTGTGTTGGTGGGACTGATCCAGTAGGGGCTCTGCACAAGGGCCTCAAGATATTGGAGGACCGGGCGCATCGGAACCCGAGCAACTGCATCCTTCACTTGTCTGATCATCCAGTCCGCAACTGTGTTGGTGGTGTGGACATGAACCACTCCAGCATCCCAGTCCACCAGTTCCATGTCGGGCTCGGGTTCGGTGTGCGGAGTGGATTTATCATGCATGAGTTTGAGGAGCTCCTCGCGCGGTTGCTTGGCGGCGTGATAGGCGACACCCAGCTGAGGATAGGGGAGCATGGCGGAATGGTCAGGCTTGGAGAGCTGAGGGGTGGTGAGGAGCGGAGGATACCGCTCGACCTTGCGGCAGATTGTGGCTTCATACTCGTTGGTTACAGTTACCTGGAGGGTGGAAGAGAGGAGCAGCTGAGGACAGGTGAGATCGCCGTCGGGTTCGAAGAGAAAGGTGACAACGGGTACTGTGGAATGAGAGAGATGGGGCTGAGCATTGGCGGCGAGAGGAGGAGCTGCTGCGCCGAGAGGCGGGACTACCATGACCCGTTCATGGCACGGCGATGGGCGAAGCATTTCAACGTGTACAGGGCCTGA